The nucleotide sequence AACAATTTTATTAAGTACGACTTCTTCACAAAAATACGGTGACAATGGTGGTTCACCTATAATTTCATCTTTGGAATTATACAGAGAATTTACGGATAGACATTTTATAGGTGATAATGACTGAGGAAGATTCGGAAGTTATTAGTGCAAATATATTACTACTAAGATTAATGATGTTATGTAGCAATATTTTTACAAAATTAATATTGGAAAACTGACAATAACCCTTGTAAAACTAATAACCTTCCTAAAACCATTAAATTCTAACAGGTTTTGTTAGTTCTGTTGAGAAATAATTTTGATTGACACAAAATCTCTGCGAATTGGCTTCAACACCACGTGATCATTTGGGAAATTGCTCAAGCTCGTTCCTATACTTATGTTTTTATTGTGAAATCGAATCTTTCCATAGATAAGAATTGATTTTGTGATGTATTTTTGAAGGTATTTAAATgctaatatttttattaaccTAAAGATATTACttaaaaaaattcatattttttcACTCCACTTTATTCACAAGTCGGAGactgtataaaataattttattgttatacATGATTAACCCTTAGGTTTTTTTATTAACTGAGTTCATACATATTTATGCAATACAAAACCCAATTAGAGTAAATTATGTACATTCTCAACGGATTTATCCTCTATACCTCAAACAGGTTACTTGGTAGTTAAACGTTACGCAATAAAATCTTCGAAGATACTTAAGAAGAAATACATGAGTTACGCATGTCTCTAAAATATTTAATGGCCTCATCTTACAGTTGTGGAGCATCATGAAGTGAACTACTATAAAAAGTATTCACTCTTGGATAAATAGTCGGATAAAATACACCTGGTACATAAATGGTATAAGTTTGCCAAGCCAGATGAACCTGGTAAATTCATGTTGACATTTAGTCAACGGCAAGCTAATCGAAGACCATTAAGATTtgtaaataatcaaaatgacCTAAACATTCGATCACTTCACTATTTCAAAACTAAATGATGGCGAGGTTGAAAATTCTGAGGTTTGAAAGTGAAATTCATATTGTATTTCATACAGTAatgacgttattccatctaactggtcacaatcacttatcgtcccaatatataagaaagggtcaaaatcatcctgtaacaaccacagagggattagtttaacaaacatagtatctaaaatactagcctcgataattatcagacgcctaactaagactcgtgaactacaaacacgagagaaccaaactggctttagacctggtcgtggctgcatcgaccacatattcaccattcgtcagattctagaacacaggcatacctatcggcgtccgacaatggtggtctttctcgacttaaaagcagcatttgactcggtagaccgcgagattctgtggcagtgtctgtcattgaaaggcgtaccccagaagtacataaaccttgtgaaggctctttactcgaacactactagtcgagtcagggcttatggcgaactgtcatctacttttgaaacctcaagtggtgtccgtcaaggctgtccacttcctccatttttgtttaacttcatcatagatctactgatggaaataactttctcgtcgactgagttctcgggtattgatctcctaccaggaggtccacttatcgacttagaatacgcagatgacatagtcctgtttggtgaagacgctgacaaaatgcagagtcttctggtagcactaagcaacaatgccagaatgtttgggatgcgcttctctccctctaaatgcaagttgttgcttcaggactggtctgcgtcaacacctgaactaaggatagggagtgaagtagtcgaacgcgttgacaacttcacttatcttggaagtctgatcagccctaatgggttggtgtctgacgaaatctcagcacggattcgtaaagctcgtttggcttttgccaaattacgtcacctatggcgaaggcgagatatccgtctatcaataaaaggacgagtatactgcgcggctgttcgttctgttttaatttacggcagcgaaacatggccattaagagtagaagacactcgtaagctactagtatttgaccacagatgccttagaaatattcctggcgtctgctgggatcaccgggtaagtaatagtgaggttagacgcagggtattagggaatgatggtaaatcagttgatgaggttatgaatcttcatcgactgagatggttgggccacgtgttacgtatgcctgaacaccgattaccacgacgtgcaatgctatccggtattggaaatggttggaagaaagttaggggcggccaaaccaaaacgtggcatcagtgcttgaagtcactaacttctaatctgagccatgttggtagatgcagactacttggttggggtccgcgtgactttcgtaaccaatggttggagacacttggtgacatggctcagaatcgatcacaatggcgtcggtgtatacactccctgtcttcccttaaactaagagattaagatcacttcacatctttctttctacgaaccaattctttcttcttgtactatatctctatatgcaatctttctcttacatattactacctttgacctaaccactgctatgaatccggtgttcatcttgttgtgctgatgcggtatggcaacctggaccgatgcacatatgtgcctggtcctacgttgtagctgactgactgactgagtaatgaaaaacaaatagaaTACAATAACTACATAGGAAGCATTATGTAGACCACACCTACTATATGAAAGTCAATGATAATATCAGATATAAAAACCGAAATAGAGAAATTGTTGTAAAAAATTTTCAAAACAACTGGAACTCGAATATTTATGACAAAAACCCTAACCGTGTACACATTAGTGACTAAAGagtgatttaatttatttaccGCGTACATGTTTATGTACTTGGTTATGAGCTACACGGTTTGTGTGAGGACTAACGATACTACCCAGTTGCATAAACCGAAGTAGTTGAACCTGGGATTGAGCTTGCGACCTAATGGTTGAAGTGCTTTAATCAAGTCACACCTTCATAACTATTGAATAACTTGTACATGTATCCGCGAAGTTCTGGTGAGGATTTATAACTACTGAACTCCAACTAGTTTGAAAGTGAGATAGTTACTCATTATTGGTTTTAGATATTCAAATGAAAACTAATAGATCATAATCGTAGAGAAATTACGATGAGATAGTCTAGAGGCAAAGCGCTTGCTGCGATTTTTATCAATATCATGATTCgccatcatatatatatatatatatatatatatatatatatatcaacgtAGGAGGTCTGTGTAGATCGCTGAATTTTATAGTGTAGAACACGAATTGACCTTAGTCAGACAAACATTGGAAACTGGGAATCACTGGACAGCTGCCTCTCTCTAGTATCCAcaaaatcacgaactgattgaACACAGAAATTCAAACCATTTGATCCTGAATCAGTAGTCCGAAGGTTGGGCGCCTGCTGTGAAATCTGAAGGTCCCGGATTCAATCCTTAGTGGGGTTatgaatgagcactgctgaggagtttcatattaggacgaaacggctgctCAGTATTTCCTTGTTTAAAAAGATTGCTTAACTAACGCTAATTCGTTATACAACCCATAAAACACATATATGTGTTGGTCAGAaacttagtaataataataataataataatgacagtaataataatcaagttCACTTACAGTAACTGCCTCTGAAATAACAAAAAGTATGAACTTCACTACTAATTCCATATAAGTAAATTCAATAGTATAATATTGAAAAATGAAATCCACactgattattttaaataataaatgttcGCCTTCATAATCTTcgtattttaaatgattattactTAATTCATGATAGAATGTTACATGGAATTTATAAATGGTGAAATCAACTGGAATAAGATGAAATAGGAATAGTTCGTCACAtttctgaaaaaaataaaaaaataaacaacacaAATACATAAAAGTTACTGAGTTACTAGTGGAATTCTGACGCCCTCTCGAAAAAAAATGAATGGATCAAACTACTTCTAACTTGATATTGCTCCTGAATATTGATTCAAAATGTTTACGGGAATGACATTTTCCATAAAAACAGTGAAAATTTATTAAAGTTTAGTTGCGGCTAATAGTGGGATATAGGACACGTATCTCGCTTTATTTGGAGCTCACTAGTTGGATATACCTAAGTCCCAGTCTTGATGTTCACACAACGAGACTCGAATCCGCTGTTTTTCTCCTTAAACGCTAACATGTTATTCACTAAGCCCCAATTTATTATCTTGAAAACTTCATTAATTTGTATTGTGTTCACAAATAGAAATTATTGCTATATACTCAGAGTTCAACTATTATAAATAGATCTACCTAATAAACGACAAACACACTATGCACCATAATGATAATATATTGTTGTCCAATAAAGTTCAGAGCAAAGAAACTTTCAGGACAATACTGAagaataaattgtttaaatcaataatcTATACTTCTATGACAGCAGTGTAGCCGCTGTAGACAGttagaaaataattattgtTAACCCTTTGATCGGATGAAagtcaaataaaataatgaaagcaAATTAGTTCTCAGACTATACGTCAAGGTTCACAATACTGACAATTTAATGCTGCACAAGTCCACACGACACTGATTCGATACATTTGTTTAAAGTTATATGGGAATAATTAATTTTCTTCTCTGTCTGAAGTGCGCCGAAAAGTCAGTAGAAACACGGGAGTGTCAAGTGAATACTGGCCGAAGTAGCCGCTTAGTGGCCAAGGTGTCCGACGTTCAGCCACTAAGTCCGAGGTTCGAACCCCGGCTCTGCCTACTTCTGTTTCAGCAAGCAAGTAGTATCGCTATCCATTGCACTTAAGGTGTAGTTTATGTTTAAGTACCTGGAGAGTGAGTTAATCTAAATTTGTAAATTCTAAATAAATGCTAGATGAAAGTACAACAAAAGTTCACTACAATTTTTCATCAATCTTGAATAGCATTGGAGACATACTTATCCAAGTAAGCATATAACGGACAGATGCTACGAAATGATTTAAAGGCTAGCTAAGCTGTTTAATTGTCATAGTTGATGTGATTCGCATCAGAATAATTGGAAGTGACCAATAAATGACTagctaaacaaatatttatatatattattttgttaGGTAACTATCAATAATTCAGTCTGGTGAGCGGCACGTTGTATTACTACATACTACCAATCGATTAACGCATTTTATACATTAATTTAATCATCCTCAAAAATCTTTTCACTATAAATCGTAAAGGGCCAATttataaaaaagacaaaaaCAAGTAAAAATAGATAAAGTAGTTGGCAATTACAAAAGCTAGGGAATGTTTTAATGATTGAGTTACTTGACTTTTAGCCAGTAAGATCGGGTTTCATCCACATTCCACCAACTTTGATTTAGGAAACTTAATAACGTTATTGTGCTTGACGCTACGAGTGTGGCTAAAAGTCGATCATATGAACATGCGCTTCGGTAATGAATTACTTTGGTTTCAGTTATTATCCTAAGTATTTAACAAACACAAAAGAATATGAAGAGAGAACATATCTTCATTACTGGGAGAGATTTTAAACCTTGTCACGCAAGGCCTTTAATCATTAGTTCTCAGCACTATGGGGACTTAACACAAGATACTTACATCTTATTATGGGACTCAGACTAATGGTCAACAAATTGAAGAACTAGTAATATGTTGACTTGGGTGCTCTCCCATTATTACATTTTAACCATATAACAAAATCGAAGGGTTTAATtacaatatgaaataaattagaCTACTGAAAATTAGGAAACGATAAGTAATGGTTATATTTTGTGCAGTAGGACTtgaaataaacacttgtatgtgCAACATTTAAGCTTCAAGATGAAAATCTTTTGATCTAAATTAACTTATTCTTTTCAAATGGATGATATTTTTTGCTATGACCCAGTAGTTTAAAGGCTGACATACCTAAATGTAAAACTTCATAAACTTATGTTCAGTTTCAAAACAGATTATGGACCAGTAATACTGTTTAGTAGCACCTCATCTAGGAATGAACAAGGTAAATTTGGTGTTACTAGCAAAAAGAAAATACTGTTTTTAGAGGTTATCGACCAGATTATCGTGATTTCTGTACAGGAAGCTTAAATAGCATGTTTAATATCAATTCAGTAACAAAAAGACAGTTTTATAAACATATCTTCCAATGATTTCCTATTAATTGTGGTAAGTAACAACAGATTACTAGAAAAAAATTGAAGAGGAAGTATGATCATGTAATTGTTACGAAGTAACGGAGACTTAGATAAACAATCGGATATTTTGGGCATAAAAAATACAATGTTCAACTTACTGTATCGGGACAATTCACTTGAATAGTCCGGTTGTGAATTGGACCCATTTGGACTACAAAAGTTTTATAATTCGGATCTGATTTAAACATTCCAATTCTACTCCCAGCAGTAGCTAGATGGGGTATCTGTACTTGAATAGACGTATTGATATTTACTGATACTTTGGCATTTTCTTTATAAATGAAaagtatttattaatgaattttttGAAAAAGAATTACAGTTAGTTCATGGAAATGTGGGGAATAAAAGCATAGTTACATAGATCGTTAACCAAAAAATCACTAATTAATGTCATTATGAGAAAGGGTTTGGATGATTGCGTTGTTGATACTCTTGAC is from Schistosoma haematobium chromosome 6, whole genome shotgun sequence and encodes:
- a CDS encoding hypothetical protein (EggNog:ENOG410V5K3~COG:S) — protein: MRLYTMKKRYFVVVTVTFSLIIGCSIIFGLVGPNVSNSVTVSTLIRPSITSLESSVCEVDSPSLSVFHRELWLSAIINRAPLEQNAKVSVNINTSIQVQIPHLATAGSRIGMFKSDPNYKTFVVQMGPIHNRTIQVNCPDTKCDELFLFHLIPVDFTIYKFHVTFYHELSNNHLKYEDYEGEHLLFKIISVDFIFQYYTIEFTYMELVVKFILFVISEAVTIWFYIKMKKFSLNYWTIEQCCMAILLPLLILHNSKY